The DNA segment CCAAGACCGGGCGAGTGGCACCACCGCGTGGCGAGGGACCGGCGGTACAGGCGGCGCCCGGGCCGCCGGCACACGGTACCCGGCAGGGaccccctggcagggcaggcagagccgGCCCCCGCTCCCCCGCCTGCAGAAGTCCCCTATTGGGGGTGTTGCGTCCCCATACTGTCCTCTCACCCCacttcctgctgcctgcagcacccccagcccggCTGTCCTACAGGGAAGGGTAACAGGGTCCTGTCCCCCTTGCACCTGCAGACAGGAGTGACCCAAGGCCAGCGCGCAATGCAAAGACACAGGGACACGGCCTGGCACGCTGCCTGACAGGGACGAGCGTCTGTCTTCACTCTATAACAGCATcttctgcctggcacaggggcaaTGTGGGGTTGGTGGagcccaggcagagccctggctcagctgtcctgtgggaggtgccctggagtccctgctggtgtccctggaGAAAGCCAGCTGAGTCCCAGGGACACGGCTCTATGCAGCCACAGCAGCGTCCCAGGACAGCGCAGGGCTCAGCAAGCTCAACTCCACAGGCTGCACTGCAGGCAGTCGAGACCCCAGGTGTCACGGCTGCACCAGCTGTCTGCCAAGCTGTGACCAGACAGGTCTCAACCAACTCCAAGAGCAGAGATGTGGTCGATAGCTCGTCCTTCTGAGGGaccagctccctgcagagcccagctgaACCAACACTGTGGGGGACAAGTGACCCCTGCTCTGGGTTTATGAAGGGGCACAGATGGGTTAGACATGCTTTCCTGGATAAAGTGTAACCCTGGATTGAGATGGAGcctgtgtgctgctggaggggatggaggatACTCCTCCTGGATGAGAGCTGcagtgagggcagagctgccggCAGCACTGTCAGAAGGTGAGACAGCTCCACCTCAAGAACCACACTGGGTGGGAAAGGAGGACAAATCCAACAGTCAAACACACAAATAGAAGATTAAAGGACAGagtgcaggctgggctggatcTGGAAGGGAATagagcagcccctctgcagtCAGGGCCAGGATAGCCAAGAGGGACAGCAGAAAACATAAGAGGAAAGGAGGAGCCAGCAAAGTCCCAGAGCTCAACAGACTGAGACTGTAAACATGTAGGTCTGGCATCAATAAACCCTTGGGAAGCAAATAAGCTTTATACCACCTGTGCTGCAGGTGTCTGTGGGAGGGGATGCAGCATGGGCATGATGCTGtactgcagccccagcacccaccctgcAGGGGTGCTGGCAGCCCTCAGCTAGGGAGATGATCTTTCTGGGAAGGTAGACCCATGTCTCAACAATGTGCAGGGGCTTGGGAGAGATGAGAACCAGCTCATCAGCAGGTTGAGCTGACCCCAGATGAGCTAGGCTCCAAGTGCTTCCGCCCATGCCGAGGCTTGCAGGGCAGTGAGTGGTGCTTGTGCCTTGGTCAGGGGAGGACAGAACCCAGCATCCTCCCGGGGTCTCTCCAGGGTCCCCAAGAGCAGAACACACCCACAGCCTCAGGGTCTGGTCCCAGGCACTAAAGGAGGCAGGGGAACATGCCTCAAGCCACAGTGCTAACCCAACAGaaagggaggggagcagggggaCAACATATCATATCCCTCCCAGGAGACCCCTCTCTAAATGAGAGCCACCTCAAGTTTCCAAAGCTCTGGAGACACAGACCATACTCATCTGCAGCCATTCATTGTGAGACAGTACATGTGGACAATATGTGGAGACTCCACAAGCAGCTCCCTGCTACCCCCACAGTCACACCACAAACTTGGTCTTGGTAAGGGAGCTGCTCTTGGTGGCTGTGTCCGCATGGGCCTGGTACCCAATGGCCACCTTCTGTGACAGGCCCAGGTGCTCCTTGTAGACACGCCTGCTGGAGGAAAAGGGCTGCATGAACAGAGCAACACTTCTCCCATTGGCCCCCTGCCCAGAGACCCCATTCTCCCACCCAAAACTGGCCCTGTGCAGCCTCTCCTGAAGCTGCATTACCCGATGTGGGTGACCCCTTCTTGGTTTTCCGCTTCCCGGGTCCAGATGGCAATCTTGTCCCCTTTGGAACGGATGTTGATGACGGCTCCGCACACCTCGTCACTGTACTCGTCAAACATCTCCCCAAtgaggcacagcagctgccaggagaaggggAGCCCAGGACAgtcctgctggggctcagccctggggcaggggtaGCACCACAGCCAGAACCTCCAGGCCAGCCTGAGCAGGGCTGCACTCACCGTCTCCAGCCAGAAATGGTCCAGCTCCGTGTGCCGCTGCTGCTTGGCCAGGGTGATGAGCCAGCGCCCACCACGCTTGTTCTGGCTGTCCTCCCACATGGGCTCAATGCCGTCCTAGGGATGGGCAAGGGGATGGTCAGCAGCACTAAGCACCTGGTCAAAGctggctccaggagctgtgaaCAGCCAGCCAGACCTCACCTCCCACTCTACAGGCAGGGcaccctgccagcccctccaAAATGTTCCCAAAattgtgggtgctgtggggacTGTGAGGGTAAGGTATCATACCTTGAAGAGGGAATAGTCACAGCCAGAGGCGAGCTTGCTGGCGAGCTGGATGTGGTTGTACAGCCTGCACCAGGTGGAAACATAGAAACAGGTGAGAAGAGGTGCCTTAGGGACACCCAGCACCCTCCTCTGGCCCAGACCTCCCCACCAGACTATCTCCAGGAGGTTCACACTGGGTGTGTCCACCCATGGGACACTCACGCCCAGAAGTCCTCCACAGTGCTGAATTTGGTGATGAGGCGCAGGTTTGCCTGCCACATCTTACTCTTGTCATTCTTGAAAAACCACAATGCCCATctagagagggagagaagaggaagagactGTTCAGCTATGCTGGAGaccctctccagccccagcacaccTCTCCCAGTTTTGGGAGAGGCTGTCCATGGCTGGGTTCCCCATACCTGTTCTGCAGAGGGTGCTTGCCTGGGacctctgctgggagcagctcttgCTGCCGAGCCCTGCGCCGGTGCCGCTCCTCTTGCCTCTGCTGGGGAAAGAGGGACAGCCCCAAGGAGCCCCATGGCCAACcgagcagagagctgggagcctgcagcctctcccaggctgggagCCCCAGGGGATAGCAGGGTTGTCGAGGTTCTCCAGCCCCACCAGCCCACAGGACGAGTGCTCACCTGCTCCCCTGTAGCCATCCTGCTCAGCATAGGCTCCCCCCAAGCCGCCTTTGGCTCTTAAATGCTCACAGGAGGATAGGATGAGAAGccatcccagctgcagcttgtggggcaggagggtggTGTCCTGGGTAGAGAGTGACAGGCCTGCCCTTCCTGGAGAGCAGTGAGATGGGAGATCCCCCTCtagggcagggagctgggggatgAGAATGGGGGCTCAAGTAGGGTGGCATCTGGATGGGGAGGTAGAATGGGGTAAGGTGGGGACTGTGCACGGAGGGGATCACGGTGGTGTGGTAGAGGTGTGAGAGGATGGTACGCAGAGGGTGGAGTAGCATCAGGCTGAAGCATAGGGATGGGATCAGGTTAGGATGGGAATAACATGGGAtaggaatgggatgggatgggatgggatgggatgggatgggatgggatgggatgggatgggatggggagagTGTGGGATGAGATGAGGAGCAGTGGGGTCAGAATTGGATCAGCTTGAGACAGAGTAAGATGGGAAAAGAGTGGGACGAGATAGGAAGAGGACATGATGAGAAGGGGTTTGGAGACAGGAATGGCATAGGGACAGGGTGGAACATGGTGAGACTTGGACGGGGAGAAAGATGGAATGAAATAACGATGGGATGGGATAAGGACAGCCTGTAGAGGGAAGGCGATGGGATCAGAACGAGATGAGATTGGGATCAGGAGAAGACAGGACAGGGAGATGGAGGGATAGGATGCGATGGCGATCAGGGCAGAATAGCATAGGGACAATGTGGGGTGGGATCACGACAAGTGGGGATGGGGACAAGGACCATCCCGGGGTACTGAGCAGTGCGGGGACGGAGCCCGTGGGCTGGGGCGGCGAAGGGCCGGGGGCGCCGCTGCCGTGCGgtgcggggcggggcgggggcggcgggacACGGCTCGGCAAGGCCGAGCAcggctcagcctggctcagcccGGTGCGGCGCGGTCCCCCCCGCGCAGCACGGCGCAGCGCGGCGCAGCGGCCCCGGCACAGCCGCACTGAGcccgccccgcggcagcccggcccggcccggcccggcccgcccgtCCACGCCGACAGCGAGCCAGGTCGGGCGTGCGGCGGGACCGGGACGCGCGGGGATGGGATGAGCGGGGAAGGGATGCGCGGGACCGGGatgcgcggggcgggcgggcgcggggccggggcggggtGAAGCCGTGCGGCCTCTCCCCGCAGAGCCGCCATGGAGGTGTTCATGAAGGGCTTGTCCAAGGCCAAGGAGGGGGTGGTCGCCGCCGCCGAGAAGACCAAGCAAGGGGTGGCCGAGGCCGCCGAGAAGACCAAGGAAGGGGTCCTCTATGTCGGTAAGGACCGGCTCGCTCTGccagccccctgccagcccctgcctgcccccctgGCTAATCCCTGCCCGTTCCTGTCTACCCTGCCGgccccctctgcctgcccttgcCTGCTCCTGCGTTTGCCCTTGCGTCCTCCTGCCCATCCCCCTGCCCGCCCCCCTTCTGCCTCCACCGGTCCCTGGCCCCGCTCccaccttcccctgccccttccccgcCACTGTCACCCTGCGACGGGGCACGGGGTCGGTGCCCGCAGTGCCCTCCAGCCCACCGTGAATCTGCAGGTGGGAGGGTGGGCTCTGCGGGCAAGAGTCGAGCTGGGGCTGGCCCCCAGGCTGAGGGGATGATACCCCCGGGGACTGGACGCCCTGCGCCTCCCGGAGGTCTTAGCCTGAGGATCTCTTGGCTCCGTGCcagggatgctctggggcaggagTGCGGAGGGactgtgctggagctggtgaCCCCCATGCTGGGATGTGCCCAGTGcggggcagcagggctgggaccaCGTTTGTCCCTCTTGGAAGGGCAATGCTCTGGAATGTGTCCCATGCCAGCATctcccctgctcccagctggtgACTGAGGAGTCCCTCCGTGCTGCCCGTTGGGGTCTGTTTGATGCCAAGTCCTAGAAGACATGGCTGGTGGGAGGAGCAGCTCCCGGGCTGGCTGTGTGCCCGGCTGTGGTGTTGGGATGCTCGGGTCAGGAGCTGCGGCCACCCCAGCCTGCTGCAGGAGGGcgcagggctggagctctgtcCTACTCCAGAGGGCACGAGCTCTGTGGGAGAGCCAAGGCCCCAGAACTGTTCCCTTGGGGAGTGGTGGCTGCCGGCCCTGGACCCCCACCCTGCGCAGGGTACGTGCACTGAATGGGAGTCCAGCAGCTTAAGGAGTGCCCcaaggctccatcctgcaggagctgccctgtctctgcctttcctgccaTCCTGGCCACCCTGTCCCCACTCTGTGGGGTGTCCTGGGTAGTGTCACTCTGCCTGAAGGAGCCTGGCAGGGTCGTCatggccagcagcagcacctgggtTCAGATACTCTTGCTTTGGGGCTTCCCATGCTGTGTTGGCACCAGCTCTGGGTTTGGATCTTGGCTCCTGTGGGAGACTTtactcagcagcacagctggcattcatcctgcctggctgtgccccaaAATGATGCTAGGTCCTGGggtctctgccctgcctggaatGTGGTGGTgaccctgtgctgccccagtcCTGGCTCCTGCAGGGATCAGAAGAGCCTTGAAGGGAGCCAGTCAGGTCTTCCCTGGCTGCTCTGGCATGGCTGGACTGGGATGTGGGCAGGATGCTGCCCTGGCTGAGCCCTGCAAGGGTTCTGGGCAAAGCATGTGGCAAAGCCTGGCTGCTGGCCCCTTTAACGTGATCTCTGTCTCTTTCTATCCGCAGGGAGTAAAACCCAAGGTGTGGTGCAAGGTGTAACTTCAGGTATGGTCCCCTCTGTCTGCCAATGGCAGTACCCCTCTGGCCCTGAGAGCGTGGCCACACTAACGAGATCAGAGACTAATTGAGGGGCTGATGTCACTCTGCTAAAGCCTCTTATATAATGGGGCCTGCAACCAAGGATTTGCAGTGGCAGCTcacactccctgcccagctgcagagcagtgtccaggccccctcccctccccagcacccGGGAAGGGGAGTGGGAAGAGCCTGATCCTGCCTAGCgactccccagcagctcccccgGGTGGTGCAGGGCATGAAACCACAGCTGGGCTCCCCTCCGTGTCACGGCCGGGAGGCACTGATGGGCACCCCCGGCTCTTGCAGTGGCTGAGAAAGCAAAGGAGCAAGCATCCCAGCTGGGCGAAGCGGCGTTCTCTGGCGCTGGCAACATCGCAGCGGCCACCGGGCTGGTGAAGAAAGAGGAGTTCCCTGCGGACCTGAAGGTGAGACCCCCACCAAGTGCTGCCAGGCCCGTGGGAAGACTGGCACATCCCTAGGTTCAGTGGGGAGCCCCTTGGCTGCTctcagccctggggaagggaccCTGAGGGTCCCCAggtgccctgcctgtgcctaGGGCAGGCTGGCATCGTGGCCCCGAGTGTGCGGCCGCGTGCGCGGTGTGTGCGGACGTGTGCGCGCGTGGGCCCTGGCATGGCGGCCGGCGGCGCGGGCCTGCGGCACATCGCTCCAGCGGCTGTGAGGTGACCTGACAGCTGCGGGAGGGGCAGCGGGTTCCAGCTCGCCGCCCCATGAGCTGTTGGCTTCCAGCTTAGCCCAAAATAGCATCAGCTGAAGAAATGAGGCCACCGCCGCCACCGTAGCTGCATGGCAGGATcggctgcccccttttccctcctgccagccccgGGGAGGGGTTATCCGGCACCGCCCTCCCCTgccagggatgcaggatgctcccacagccctgccagcgcCTGGAGCACGATGGGGCCCACATGGTGCCAGCACGTGTttcctgcctggggctgtgaGTGGCACAGTGACATGCACATGCAGCCTCTGGTCCCACAGACCTGTGCATGTCACATTCCAGCTAAGTGGGCTGCTGTGTGCCCAAGGGTGCCACTAGTGCTGTCCACATGGAGCCCTCTGTATCCTGGGTGCATTGCTGGTTTGGCAGGGACATGATGAGTGGGTACCATGTGGGGGGCTGTGTGAGTGGGACTGACACCCTGGTTCACTCCCAGGCAGAGGAAGTGGCCCAGGAGGCTGTGGAGGAGCCGCTGGTTGAGCCGCTGCTGGAGCCAGAGGGGGAGAACTACGAGGAGCCCCCGCAGGTGAGGGGATGGGGTGGCGGGGTGAGCACAGGGCACTGTGGAGGGCACAGTGTGACAGTGTTCAGTGCACTGATGACCACTGCTGTCTGGAGCTAGAGGAGAGACAGGCTCTGTGCTCCACCTGAGCATTCTCACACactctttctttctccatccCATAGGAGGAATACCAGGAATACGAGCCAGAGGCATAATGGATCCCCATCCTTGCCTCTTCCACCAGCAGCACAACGAACCGCCGGTAgccccctgctcctccccagccGGCCCCGGCCCCTGCCTGTGTACCGGGGAGGAGCAGGGGTGCCCCTGCCCCGTTCGCTCACAAGTTCTTCCTCCAGTTCCGTTCCAAGGGACCGTGTCCGTGTCTCCGTAACATGTGTAGCAGTGAGAAAAACCCGCTGTGTCCAAGCCCCCAAGCCCCAGTGCGTGCCCGAGCCGTGGGTGCTGCCCACGGGGGCTGGTGTGTATGCGTGTGTCTGTGAGGCCCGGGTTTATGGCTCTGTATCCCTCCCAGCGCCATAAACCCCGGCGTGTCTGTGTCTGTACAAAGCATGTTTACGTGCTTGCGGGCTGCTGTACATTGTGCTTGCACGCGTGTCCCTGTGGTTCTGCTCTGGTCATCGtggaactatttttttttaatatctatctatctatctatctatggGTGGACGGGTCTTTTGCCTTTGTGAACCCTTGGCGCCCAAGCCCGCCCCCCAGCCTGCTGGGTGGTGACGGTGCCtgcgcccccccccccccgaggTCCCATAGTGCCGACGCTGTGTTGTGACGTGGCATGGATATTCCCCCGTCGCTGGATGTGCAATACGAGGGCAGCTGCCAGTGACACAGCTGCCCTCGTGTCCGTGAATAAAGCCAACTCTTGTC comes from the Pithys albifrons albifrons isolate INPA30051 chromosome 15, PitAlb_v1, whole genome shotgun sequence genome and includes:
- the EIF4E1B gene encoding eukaryotic translation initiation factor 4E type 1B isoform X2 produces the protein MLSRMATGEQQRQEERHRRRARQQELLPAEVPGKHPLQNRWALWFFKNDKSKMWQANLRLITKFSTVEDFWALYNHIQLASKLASGCDYSLFKDGIEPMWEDSQNKRGGRWLITLAKQQRHTELDHFWLETLLCLIGEMFDEYSDEVCGAVINIRSKGDKIAIWTREAENQEGVTHIGRVYKEHLGLSQKVAIGYQAHADTATKSSSLTKTKFVV
- the EIF4E1B gene encoding eukaryotic translation initiation factor 4E type 1B isoform X1; amino-acid sequence: MLSRMATGEQQRQEERHRRRARQQELLPAEVPGKHPLQNRWALWFFKNDKSKMWQANLRLITKFSTVEDFWALYNHIQLASKLASGCDYSLFKDGIEPMWEDSQNKRGGRWLITLAKQQRHTELDHFWLETVSAALLRLAWRFWLWCYPCPRAEPQQDCPGLPFSWQLLCLIGEMFDEYSDEVCGAVINIRSKGDKIAIWTREAENQEGVTHIGRVYKEHLGLSQKVAIGYQAHADTATKSSSLTKTKFVV
- the SNCB gene encoding beta-synuclein — its product is MEVFMKGLSKAKEGVVAAAEKTKQGVAEAAEKTKEGVLYVGSKTQGVVQGVTSVAEKAKEQASQLGEAAFSGAGNIAAATGLVKKEEFPADLKAEEVAQEAVEEPLVEPLLEPEGENYEEPPQEEYQEYEPEA